Below is a window of Procambarus clarkii isolate CNS0578487 chromosome 19, FALCON_Pclarkii_2.0, whole genome shotgun sequence DNA.
tgcttttatatacctactatatacatgtcacgtctgtgacaggtaaaaaccatgctttaaaaaaaaacagcgacatctgttgcatgtaatggctaaacacgtCATACTTAACATGTTACGAttgcatttcaatgtttccgattgcattaattaaggaaattttcatagatttcgatttattttaattttgatttaattattttgtttgacattgcgttgaaattgagctgtgttgtctaccatactgttcattacatgagtatagtttacttgattatttttcaattttttttatttcgttttttaactgtttttcctaTTTTTTaattgatgggaatatcagatcatttgatgttcccaattttctgattggaacatcagatcatttgggaatacatcagccgagggagtggggaatggtgggaagggtgaggggacaggagtgggggatggtgggaaggacgagtggACAGGgaatctcttgaggttatcttgagatgatttcgtggctttttagtgcccccgcggcccggtcctcgaccaggcctccacccccaggaagcagcccgtgacagctgactaacacccaggtacctattttactgctaggtaacaggggcatagggttaaagaaactctgcccattgtttctcgccggcgcctggaatcgaacccaggaccacaggatcacaagcctagcttgctgtccgctcggccgaccggctcccggggagggggtaatggggaGGGGACGAAGAGACTGcacagttggggatggtggggacggaaGAACggtgaatggtgaggaggacaatgggacaggggagtaggggaaggtaaggaggaagagggagaaaggggagggTGGAATGGTaggtaggacgaggggatgggagtaggggatggtggaggaagacgaggggacagggaagggggtaatgctggggaggacgaggggacggaggggtTGGGGATAAtgaggacgaagggacaggggaatggagaatggtgagaaggacagggggataggggagggggggaaatggttgggaggatgaggggatgcttccactacacagaaGGGGCGTAACTGGCCCAcctctcgcagtgttcaagagagagctggataagcacctccaaaggatacctgttcaaccaggctgtgattcataggtcaggctacgagcagccgcgtccaatagcctggttgaccagtccagcaaccaggaggcctggtcgacgaccgagccgcggggaggctgagcccaggaagcacctcaaggtaacctcagtgtttgggagagggggagatggtggggaggacaaggagacggggcagtgaggaatggtggggaggatgagaagACGGGGGACGggcggaatgctggggaggattgggagacaggggaaggttactgtggctcaacaatgcgtggccgggtactgccagtatgttaataaatatattttctacgAATATATTTACTCATATATCCGGGTGATGTGCCAACCCGCCCGTACAGTGGGAAGTGAGAGCACCTGGTCATAACGGTCGTTATGATTGCTTGATAATAATCGGATTTATGTCAGAAAAGTAGGAAAAATAGGcatttataatattaagtttatGTATTGGCAACTAGTCTGTGTGTTtgggaggtggtgagtgtggccacATGGCTCGGTCAGTGAGCcagcaaaataataataattatgtgaatatatatatatatatatacagtaaatatgtgattttttttctttaatttcaCAAGATACTGACCTAAAACTTTTACATTTTAGAGTACGAATGCCCAGCAAAATATATTAAAGCCTACATCAAAATCCATAAAGTAGAACGATCCTATTAATTGTCAAAAACTTCACCTTCAGTGTTCTTGGTGAACATGATTTTCAACTTTGAAAAATCCTTCTAAGTTTAGTATCTGATCGATTACCCTATtttgtaattattatatatatatagttctttGTTCTAAAAATCCTAAGTTTTTTCCATAAATGCAAAAACATTGAGCTATAAATTATTTGCTTCTAATTTTGACACGTTTGAAAGGCAACATGCAAATTATTTTTGCACCAATCTATACTCGCAAACTAAATTCTATAATATAGCAAATGAAAATCATATGCTAGTCTCAGACCATAAGGACAAATAATACAATTGGTGATATTTTTaacttttaaattataattttaaaattaaaaaaatcgaTTTTTGGTTTGATTACTACATAAATGTAATAGAAATACTTATTTATAATCAAATAGTATTCTCAGTATATTCTATGCATATTCCATGGAATATAAATACGTGATTTATtatgtattatttattattatattatgtatcATGAATTAGTGAATGACCTGATTTCTGCTCTGTCCCTATGAAAACACTGATAATAATGATAGAGATTAAATTGTCTTCCACACTTCCATGGAaataaatatttcattcacttgggctcTCTGAAACTCGAACAGCAGAACCCACGCAtgagaggccgaagctctatcgacgtgacaacccatcctcgacttaagtccattacattcagcagtcgaccccactgacgcattcataaatttttacatgctgtacaTTAAAAACGGGATtttcctcaaatataaattaatattatgatatattgGCACAGTGTGCATAtacataggcataggttaggttaggttagctatttaggttctgttggcgattatttgcatttgtagtacataggtgaagcatttacagcgttgtggttcgaacaaaattcggcaatgaagcacttgttccggaagtgtttatTAGTAAACATGAAGTATTGAGGAACATAATGTTTACTACATAAATGTAAaagaaatacttatatataatccaATATTATTATCAGCATATTCAATTCATATTCCTTGGAATATAAATACGTGATTTAATGTTTTGGTGACATTGTTAAAGTAAAGTTATTACCTGTTGTTGTGAATGTCTTGGTGACAGTGCTATTTTGTATTTCTTTACGTGTGTAAAATTGTTGTACTGGAGAAGGGATTTGATACTGTAAGTGGCGAGTACAGTAAGTGCCAAGAGTGTTCACgaagtgttcagttagttcacgtTTGTTCATGACCTTTCCAGTGGATCGAGACTGTTGTGTCTGTTACACCTGTGAGAGTAGTAGGTACAGATTCCTGCTGCCAGGAGGTGTTTTaacagtggttgaggtgacacTCTTGAGTAACGTAACTAATGTGGGTCACTGTGTATTAGTATATGAGTTAttgaataaattaatttttttgttaCACGTGCCTTTGATGTCTTTCCTCATTTTAAAGTACTGCCCCCATTACTGATTCAAATTTCTATTTGTCATTGTCATTAATTTGAGTTGGCTCGGGATCTAGCCCAGAGCCTGAAGCACTGAATACAAAATTCAGTGTGAGGACCCATCCGCTGCCTGTTAGATTTGCTTGCAAGCAAGTGGCAGATCGAATGATCTGTATGTGGAAGGTCTGGTAATGCTTATGGAATAGAATACTGCCCTGGTCTTCATCTCCACCTGAAATACCTAGATTTAGGCATCTTGCTCACACTTTCAGAGTGTATTCATTTGTTTGTCAAAGGCAAACATTCGAATCCACATACCAATAACCAGTAATTTCACATCTGTCACTCAGCGGGTTGCTAGAGTCTGTGAAGATGGGGGGGGGTTATAATCTCAcatctggcgcccaacgtggggctagaCTTGTTGGGAACCTTTTACGCTCACATGCAAGACATTTTTATAAACATCAGATAAAGATGAgttaagcagcatccacttgatatCGTTAAAACGGCAGGTCTGAATACAAAAAAAAGATCTAGGAGTCATGAACAGTTTAGCGCCACAACCCAATAATCAATGCAGAAATATTCAGAAAAGGTAGAAAAGATTCAGGGATTTAGTTCCAGAAGAGTTAGCATCGACACCACTCATGAtatgagaaaatctgtaggagcagtgaggagggttcgaacttatgcgGTGGATATTCCCACATATACACACTTCTAGCGTGAGAAAATCCGGACAGTCACTTTAGTGTGACTTTCAATACGCTCTGTGAATTAAaagaggagcgtcagaggtagaacaagtCCTAGATGACAGAGCAAGAGTGTATGGGGGGAGGGGATTGCGTGAAAATCCCTTActagcttcagtagaagccttagGAAATCCTTGTGTTCAATAGAATTCCAGGTTGTAATCCTTAACCATCTCATGGTCTAGTTGCTAGATGCGTGTGCGTGGGAATACCCACCGCAccagttcaaaccctcatcactgctcctacggattttctttttggcacagtcacgttagtgtgattactctctgtgtattatgatattcttcagctatatcatGCTCTTGTAAGACTATCTAGATTATGCAGCTAAATATTTGTCAGAATACTAAAGAACGAATACTGATTCACTTGAACGAGTTCAGAAACAAAGGAGAAAGAAATTTGAAATCTTTGACTTGAAGATAAATGAAGTAATTTTTATATTCATTCTCTACAAAAGTGTAGAGTTAGTGGTGACATGATACAAGTATACAAACGGATAAATGAGTATAACCAAAGAAATATTTATATGGTTGTAAATATATCAGCGCAATATTGAACACGAAACATTGAATATAAATTCAATAAGTTTAGATTAAAGAAAGACCTGGGAACGTACTGGTGTGGAAATAACCTggaataagaataagaataacCTAGGAAAACACTGTTTTAGAAACAGGGTTTGTGGTTTGTAGAACAATATACCGGATAACAAAGTAGAAGTGGAATCATTTAATGTATAGATTAGGTTTAtatgtgaatgagtttgggttGAGATGAATAGATAGCGCTTCTTATGGGTCAAAAGTCCTTCTGCAGTTTCTTTAACTGAAACATTTTTTGATGTTCCTAAAAACAAATTTTTTGTCATTATCAGATACCAGTGGGAGTTTGTGCAGTAAGAGTCAATAATGCAATTGCACCGACCTTTTTTAGATGAAGCTGCGGTGGAGTGGTTCTTGGCTGTTGTCGAGCCGTTGGTAACACTTGAATCATTATCTGTTGCATTCAAATAATATGTAGTTGACGAGTGATCATTGATGGGTGCTGACTCATGGATTGTGGTCCGATTGCTGGCTGCAGTTAAATTTTGGGATCTGGTGGTTGACTGGTTGAGGTCGGTGGATGATTTGTGGGTAGTAGGTGTGGAATGATCTTGTCCAGCTCTTACGTCTAGAAGGAGATCAAGGAAGTCCCCTCGTCTCTGGCCAGCCTTCCTGCCTTTAATAGTTTCCTCAGCCACACCTGTGAAGAATTTCACGGCGGGAGGGTCTATCTTTAATCCCAGAGCGCTATAGAACTTTGGAGAAAGGTTCAAAAGGGTAAATTTCAAAACCCttataaatgaaaatgaaaagaaTTGGTCTGCAACTCTAGCAAACTCTGCATCCTCATTCACGAGAGAATTACATTCAATACCAAAAGCACAGGCAGCTATAACGTCCATAGTGAAGCGTCCAAAATTATGTTTCATATCAACATTGGGTTTCTTAACAGCTTCTTTAAGAGACACCGAGACGAGAGCATCAGCCTTGTCACAGATGATGGGGAACATCCCCCGCATCTTGCCTGACGTGAATGTAGGAGACATAACTGACCGCAGGGACTTCCAATCATCTCCAGCTTGGTTACCAAGCATATCGTTCACAATACTTCCTTTTTCCGACAGAAAAGGCCTTCGGTTAACGAAGTGATCAAAGTCCTTAACGAGGATGTTTTTGAGAAGGTCAGGATCTGTAACCATCAGAACTGGACGATGAAACTCGTATAATCCGCAGACTCTAGCACTGCGATACCTGTAGTAAACCTGTAAACATACACTTCATGTTATAAGGTGAGAATTGTTTAACCTTGCTAGGACCACCCCCAAAGTTTTTCTTCTTGCTATATACATAGTAGATTATCAATTCAATATCAGtaaaatgtaaacaaaacacaaCTAGATCTAGCATAAAATAATTGACAATATCTAATAACAGGGTTAACATTGGGAACTAACCTCGTCGAAAAATATCCATCGAGGCACTGACCAAGATAACTGCCTGTGCATGTGGCCGAGGAAGGGAAGATAGGGAGGCGTGGGGATTCCTCGGGACGACCAGTAGTTGTGGCACCACCTGGAGGACGCCCACCCAGCCAACACCACACTCGCCACAAACAACCACACCTCTACAATCATCCTGAAGAAAAGATTTTTTTATGTGAGGAACAACGTGTTGTGCATATAAATATCATGAAAAATGTTCTTGTTGGTCACTCAGATTTACGGGGTCACTTGTCACTGGTAAATGTGTTAGACAACACTAATTACAATTAGTTCATGGCATCTGATGCTATGTATAAGGTCTTACTTACACTAAATAAAGCTTGATAAACTGATAAAGGCGACTAAATGATTGTTATCATGTGAGCATTTAAAATTTCACCTAGACATGAGATCCGAGCGAACCCTGCAGAAAACTTTAATGTACGATTATGAAAATTAGAGAGACCAAACATATTTTCAGAAGATACAAAATTGCTTGAAGGCAATATAGATTGGCATTATAACTGGACTAACGACTGACAGTTGTAGACTAATGTTGAAATATGGTTATATCCATGCGTTTGAAAATAGAACTTTCCTCATATCACCTGAACAAAGTTCAAACTGAGAGATCGGAATTTGAGAAGACGTAAATTTTGTCCTTCTGAATTATCTAACAAATTTTAGGCTTCGTTTAAATTCTGATGATTAGCCTTGATGGCTATACTATAGAATGAACTATAGTATACTGAACGTCGAATTGTTGTACTTCTGAACGTCAACAAAGAAAGATGACCAAGTTAGTAACATGAACTAGGAATCTCCTATAAAGAGAGATTAAGGAAGCCATTATATCATAATGAAAGGTAGAGTGAAAGGGGTAATATGATTGAAGTATGCAAATAGGTGAAAGGGAATAAAATGGGGAATATTAATAAGATTCTACAGATACAAACAAGAAATTAGAACACCAAAAATGGATACAAACTATATTAGCTGAAATTAAAAATTTACATGGGTAAAAATTTGCTTTGGAAAAAGAGCATTTATTTGTTGAATAAATTACTGGGTAAAACACAAACTGGAACTGCAGATTACTTCACGGAAAGGGCGGACATATATGAATGACACACAGAAAtctcaatagcgtgatgtatcaaatgaacaaatccacaagggccgtgatgaggattcgaagctacgtccgagagcatcccagacgctgccttaatcgactgagcattgacatggtataagaattgcaaccagaaattctactgaatttacttggatcctgcagcctttccgagacacaaaccaggattttacacaattcccccatgcactcgagctatgtcaataggccgttctacctcttcgcccttacttcattacacacagaaattataatagtggatttgttcatatatgaatgagtttcgtCAAGTATAATAAAGAGATGGTTTGTATGGACCTAAAtttcttctgcagtttcctttaatTTTTTGTTATAATATTACTATTCAATCATGTGTGTAAATTGCTTAGTAATTGGAAAAGTAATATTTGTCTCTGTGTGTGGGGGAAATACCATGATTATATGAATGAGAAGAATTACATAGGACTTGGAAATTAAGTAAAATCAATTCAAATCAATTCAAATCAAACGTTTATtccggtaaaagtacatacatacaagatgtgtGATATTGGATCTCCAGTGACTATGATAGGGAGGATATTGGGTTTTTGTGAATCGGATTCGTTTATTGTACCGAGACTAGAAGTAGCGCTTGGGCAAATAGAGTAAAGGAAAGCTTTTTGGTCGGGTTTTGCCAATGCAAAAGTTCAAGAGAGTGTTCTCCTTTTGATGAGTTCATGTTTTCCAGAAATTGTTTTATCAAATTATTAGAGTTCTTCGCGATTTCTTGAAGAGTTGGTGTTCctcctgtgtgtgggtgtgcgtacGTGTGTTAAGGAGAtattgcaaggtattgaggatgcAACTGGTACTATAGTGAAGTCAAGAGAAGACCTGTTTGATCGAATTTAGTGTTAGGCTACACGTCACTCTTGGCCGGCGATATGGTTCCGTGATGTTGATTCTGTGAAGTCTAATTGCTATCCATCGCAAAACGTGTAGTGTTGCTGGCTTTGATACGATGTCGAGTAGAGTTGTTTGTAGGGTGTTGAAGGGTCGAGTGGTACACAGGGTGGATGAGCTGCTCACTGTGTTTGATTGGAGTACAGTGTGGCCAGGCCTTTATATTCGGTATTTGCAGTCTACTTTGTGTAAATTTATGTTTCGATATTTACCTCAGTCTCTCCCGACGAATtcttgccttcatttttgtggaCTGAAGATTTGGATGCATGGAAACATTATGGAGAAGTGAAATCACAGATGCATGTATTGGATTTTTTCATCATTCTGTGATGTTTGTCGATTGGTTAAGGATACGTATTGTTGACGTTTCTGGTGTTGATATTCGACTGAATATTTGAAATTTTATTGTTTTCCTTCCTTGGTTTAGACTGTAAAACACggaatacgttaattttaattttgtCACATTTTTTAATGCATAATGACTTAAGAGGTCGACTTAAGAGAAATACCACTGCGGAGGCTGTTAGGATTCTTGGAAGGGAGTCTATTATACCTTGTGGTGGATTAGGAGTGTTTTTTTTTCCAAGGGAACTGAGTACTGGCATTCGGTGTAGTTTAccgagtggtggtgagtgtgtgtgttcctatTTGCTTTGTTGGTTAATTTGCCACTGGTTACAATACTGGTTTTAGTGATGAGTTTCGGTACTATATTAGGtaaatatcaggagaaagtgctatgGCAATACGGCTATACTATAATAATGATTATGTGTTTAATAATGTTTCCAGTTTAATGTTGTT
It encodes the following:
- the LOC138366193 gene encoding cytochrome P450 9e2-like, which translates into the protein MIVEVWLFVASVVLAGWASSRWCHNYWSSRGIPTPPYLPFLGHMHRQLSWSVPRWIFFDEVYYRYRSARVCGLYEFHRPVLMVTDPDLLKNILVKDFDHFVNRRPFLSEKGSIVNDMLGNQAGDDWKSLRSVMSPTFTSGKMRGMFPIICDKADALVSVSLKEAVKKPNVDMKHNFGRFTMDVIAACAFGIECNSLVNEDAEFARVADQFFSFSFIRVLKFTLLNLSPKFYSALGLKIDPPAVKFFTGVAEETIKGRKAGQRRGDFLDLLLDVRAGQDHSTPTTHKSSTDLNQSTTRSQNLTAASNRTTIHESAPINDHSSTTYYLNATDNDSSVTNGSTTAKNHSTAASSKKVLTDRLIVAQSVLFLVAGYDTTASTLAMTSFLLAKNPIHQQRLRQEMQQIVEEHGNITYHSIMEAKFLDACLMESLRMYPSATFIERQCTKTYKLPGTKITLHPGDQVTVPCWSLHRDPRYWPEPETFRPDRFLPENKANIVNFTHMPFGIGPRKCIAMRFALMEAKVALAKLILAAELSLQNEHEELKLAVSPIILRPAKGSVNLVIRPVAASPKN